Proteins co-encoded in one Apteryx mantelli isolate bAptMan1 chromosome 4, bAptMan1.hap1, whole genome shotgun sequence genomic window:
- the LOC136991907 gene encoding olfactory receptor 4S2-like, translating to MENASSVKEFILLGLSKNQGVQKICFVVFLFFYIVTVAGNLLIVVTVVSSQSLNSPMYFFLCHMSIADTCFSSATAPKMIADFLVEKKTISFGGCMALLFGFHISGGAEVFILTVMAYDRYFAICRPLHYTTLMTRRVCGWMVMGSWVGGFVHSLVQTLITISLPFCGPNKIDHYFCDVRPLLQLSCTDTYVAGIIVVANGGMICLVSFIILVTSYIVILFSLKRRTSEGRYKALSTCGSHITVVILFFGPCTFTYIRPSSSLSEDKRLAVFYNVITPMLNPLIYTLRNEEVKSAMRK from the coding sequence atggagaatgcaagcagtgtgaaggaattcattcttctgggcctttcaaagaaccaaggggtgcagaaaatatgttttgtggtgtttttgttcttctatattgttactgtggcaggaaatctgctcatcgttgtcactgtagttagcagtcagagtctgaactcccccatgtatttctttctctgccacatgtccattgcagatacttgcttctcttctgccacagctcccaaaatgattgctgacttccttgttgagaagaaaaccatttcctttgggggttgcatggcactgctatttgggtttcatatctccggcggtgctgaggtcttcatcctcacagtgatggcctatgatcgctactttgccatatgcagacccctgcactacaccaccctcatgaccaggcgtgtgtgtggctggatggtgatgggttcatgggtggggggttttgtgcactccctggtgcagaccctcataaccattagcctccctttttgcggtcccaacaaaattgaccactacttctgtgatgtccgtcccctactgcAACTGTCCTGTACAGAtacctatgttgcaggcatcattgtcgttgccaatggtggaatgatttgtttggtctctttcatcatcctggtcacgtcctacattgtcattttgttttccttgaaaaggcgaacgtccgaagggcggtacaaagccctctccacctgtgggtcccacattactgtggtgattctcttctttgggccatgcacattcacctacatacgcccatccagcagcctctcggaggacaagaggttagctgtgttttacaatgtcatcacacccatgctgaacccactcatctacacactgagaaatgaggaggtgaaaagtgccatgagaaaa